Genomic window (Candidatus Babeliales bacterium):
CAGCTAAAATTGCTAATGCTATTTTAGGACCAATACCAGAACAACTAATGATAATGCGAAAAACAGAACGTTCCAGTGGCAGCATAAAACCAAAAAGGGTTGGGCCGTTTTCCGCATTCCAATGAAAATAGCTATAAACCTTAATTGGAATACTTTTTTCGAATGATTGTGCTGTTGCTACGTGCAGTGTAATACCCATCATACCTAACTCAAGAATGATTTCTTGATCCTGAAATTCATTTACTATTCCTACAAAATAATCAACCATATCCTTCATCTCCTGAAATAATTAAAGTAATATCTATTTTCTATTGACAAAAACTACATTCATGCTACTTTATCATTGTACTCTTTTATTTATTAAAGAGATAAATCTTTAAGCGAGAATAGCTCAGTTGGTAGAGCGTTGCCTTGCCAAGGCAAAGGTCGCGGGTTCGAATCCCGTTTCTCGCTCCAAAATTTTCCTTTTTTATAATTGTTTATCTTCACACAGGACCATTTCATGAAATCTATCATCGAACAAGCATCATCAATAATAAAAGCCATTGAAAAGGCATGGGATCAAGCAGGAAGTCCAAAAGAATTTTCAATCAAAATTTTTGAAAAAGAAGAAAGAAATTTTTTTGGAATGACAACAAAACCTGCAAAAATAGGTATTTTTTTTACTGATAAACCAGTTATACATGAAAAATCTTCATTGCCAAAAGCGCGCCAAGAGATAAAAGAATGTCGTCCTGAAATTCGTGAAATTAAACAAAAAACTACTCCAGCAGAACAAGCGTCAAAAAGTCAACCGCATCATGAGAACAATAACAATAAACAACTAGAGCAACAAGCACGTTCTGTAGTTACTGCAAAGCAAACACAATTACACACTATTACACCATCAGCCGCAAATAAAATAGCCGAAAAACCAAAAACTGCAGCTACTCCCCATCAAGAAAAATCGCCTCGTGTACCTTCTACATGGAATGACACAATGGTTAATGCTGCACAAAATTGGCTTAAGCATGTCTTGGTGCTTATGAAAATGGAATCAGTTACTTTCAATTCAGAAATTGCTGGTAAAAATTTAAAATTTACCTTTAATGTACCATTAATCACTGATCCAACGCATGAAAAACAGTTGTTTCGGAGCTTAGCTCACCTTATTACATCATCCTTGCGCAACCAATACAAACAAGAAATTAAAGACCTTAAAGTTGTTTTAATTCGTCCTGAGTAGCGTGTTATGCTATACAGTACTTTTAATGACACGATCATCGCTCAATGTACACCGCACGGAAGTGGAGCTATTGCTTTATTGCGTCTTTCTGGCCATACAGTGTTTGCTATTGTTGATCTGATAAGCAAACTTCCTGGAAATAAAAAAATAAGCTCTCAGGCAACACATACTATTCATTATGGGTGGATCATTGATGAAGAAGGCGTACATATTGATCAAGTGCTTTTTTTATTGATGCGTGCTCCTCATACCTTTACCGGCGATGATACGATAGAAATAACTTGCCACAACAATCCATTTATTATTCAAAATATTATTAGAATTGCTATCAATGCGGGCGCGCGTACAGCTCAAGAAGGTGAATTTTCTCGTCGTGCAGTACTCAATAATAAAATTGATATTATCCAAGCTGAGGCTATCAATGAACTCATTCACGCAAATACGCAACTGACGCTTAAACAGTCATTATCTCAACTAAAAGGTAGCTTTACTCAATGGGTTGCTTCTATAGAACAGCAACTTATTAAAGCCTTGGCGTTATCAGAAGCAAGTTTTGAATTTCTTGATGAAGAGAATATGGAATTCAATCATGACATTAAAGAAATTATTACTACTATTCTAGAAACCGTTACGTACCTTAAAAAGAACTTCAACCAACAACAACACATTAGAAGTGGCATTCGAATCGCTCTTATTGGATCTGTTAATGCTGGCAAATCATCATTGTTTAATGCACTACTTGACCAAGAACGTGCAATTGTAACTGATATTGCTGGTACAACACGAGATGCAATTGAAGCGGGATTATATAAAAACGGTAACTATTGGACTATGATTGATACAGCTGGTCTTCGCACAACTGATGATATTATTGAGCAGATAGGTATAACTCGCTCACATCAAGAAGCGCATAAGGCTGATATTATTCTTCTTGTATGTGATGGATCACAAAAAATTACTATTGTTGAAACAACTATTTATGAAGAGCTACTTATCCGATACAATGATAAAATTATCATTGTATTTACTAAAGCAGATCTACCTCAACAACCACATCAATTATTATGCGATAAAATAGCATATGTCACCAGTATTGCCGATAAAGACAGTATTCATTCAGTTGAAAAAGCAATTCAGGAAAAAATTACTACGTTGTTCCAATCTATTGGGTCTCCTTTTTTACTTAATCAGCGGCACTATGCCAATATACTTTCTCTTGAAAGCAATTTAATGATCATAATAAATATGCTAACTGATACTACTGACTACGAACTTGTCTCATACCATCTTAATGATGCACTATCTTTATTATCAGAATTAACCGGTAAAACAATAAGTGAAGCTGGTATGGATGCTGTGTTTCGTGAATTTTGTGTTGGAAAATAAAATATTCAACAAGAAATTTTATAAAAACTGTTTAATATATGAATGTCTTCTTGTTATATTAAATCTAAACAAAGAATATAATAAAGGAAAGAATCATATGAATACTAAAATAATTTTTATATCACTGTTATTTACATTAAATGTATATATAGTACGTACCGATGAACTGCAAGTTTCTCCTGAACTTCAAATCCTTCCATGTAATTATAAATCTGCTTCAGTATTGCCTACATTTACTCACAGAAACATAAAATACGCAATTCTCAGCAGAGAGGCATATGGCATAACTAAAAGATATAAATATGATGATTTTAGTGGTGGCCGAGATAAGGGTGAAATAAATCCTTTAGATACTGCTTCACGAGAATTTCTCGAAGAAGGTATTTTACAAGAAGCATTAGGCTGGAACTTTGAGAATACAAAAACTTTTGTTAATGAAAACAGCTGGGCAGTAATTTCATATTCAAAAGAAAAAAACAAATTATATGCAAAAAATAATTCTATCAAAAATGTTACCTATATCGTTAATTTTAATCAGCATAAAACTGATTTATTTAATAATTTTTATGATGCCCGCAACAAAGAAAAAGCTCGTTATGATAAACATCGTATTGCAAAAAGACATCGTCATACAACAGAAAAAGATAGAATTGCAAAAGTACGTTGGAGTGATTTAAAGAACGCAATAATAAATCAAAAACATAGACAGGACCCTGTCTATGTATGCGCTCAAATCATGGATCCACTATCACGACTTTTTTATAAAAGATTAATTACTTTACGACCTTTTTTAGTTATAAAATTACGTCCTTTTTTTCTAGATCAACCCTATGAAGAAGGGGAAAATGAGAAAATTAGGCATTATAGTGAATAAAAAAGTTCTTATTTTCACAAGCTGTGGCGGAGGGGGACATACTACAGCAAGTTCTGCCATTGAAACTTACTTAAAAAATAACTATCAAGCTCAATCCATCAATGTTTTTGATGAGATACTCCATCATCTTGATATTTTTTCTATCATAACGCTACATACATATTCTGGTGAACAGCTATATAATCTACTCATAATAAAAAAACGTTTTCGTTTACTTTGTTGGTTCTATTCATTTGGAAAATGGTATATAAACATGAGAAGAAAAAGTATATATAATTTGCTCTATAGCTATTGCATTACAACTAAGCCTGATCTTATAATTTCAGTCATTCCTATTCTCAACTACATTATTCTTGATGTTGTACAAGAATTAAATATTCCTTTTTTACTTATACCAACAGATTTAGATGTTACGACATTTATTAATAAAATTACACAACCTACCTATCAACACTTTTATATTGGACTTATGTTTGATGATGAACAAATAATGCTTCCTCTAACAAATGCTTTGATACCAAAAAAACAGTGCTTTATTATTGGTGCGCCGCTACACATAGACTTTTTTAAACCAAAAAGCAAAATTGAGCTAAAGCACCACTACACTATTGCAAGCAACAAGCCTGTTATAATGATTCTTATGGGATCTCATGGGTCAAATGATATAGAAAAGAATATAACTCAGCTTATCAAAATATCCATTCCTATTCACCTTATTGTATGCATAGGAAAAAATAAACACAGTAAACAGATAATAGATGATTTATCTCTACCAGAGAATATTTCAGTATCAATTATTGAATTCACTGAACGTATAATAGATTACATGATTATGGCAGATATTCTTATATCAAAAGCAGGTAGCATGAGCCTTTGTGAAGCTCTTTACACAGATCTTCCTATATTACTTGACGCAACAACGTATCCACTACTTCCCTGGGAAAAGTTTAATCATATTTTTGTTAAAAAACATCACATGGGTGATCAAATCAAAGATTATACTCAAATCACATCTAAGGTATCATTTCTAATAAAACAGCAACAGGAACTATTAAGCTATAAAAAAAACATAAAAAAATTACAAAAAAAGAACTGCCAAGAAGAATTATTATCCTTAATTCAAAAAATAATATAAAAAAGAGTAATCCATATATTTGAAATTTCAAATATATGGATTACTCTCTTTTTATTTTATATCTAAAACAATTTTATGTATAAATTACGCGTACTTCAACACGACGGTTTGGTGCACGATCTTCACGTGATCCGTTAATAGCTTTACCATCTCGAGCAATTGGACATTCCTGGCCACGACCAACTACCTTGATAGTACTTCTATCTACACCAGCAGCAACAAAGAAATCAGCTACATTTTTTGCACGCTTTTCTGATAATGCCAAGTTATATGCAGGAGCACCTTCTTGGCATGCATGACCCTCAATAACAATCGTTGGTTGAGCTGCGCTGCCAGATTCAGCAACTAACTGTTTAACTTGTTCTATATTATAATTCATTGTCTCTTTTTGATCAGGTTTAATACCATAATGATTGAATGAGAAATAAAGTTTTTTAAATTCGTCATCGGTTTGAGCGTCTATCCACGCATATTCTGCTGAATCATCCATTATATCTTCATCAATCTCATCTTCATATTCATCCATAGGCGTATCTAATTCATTAATATCAAAGCTGTCAAGATCTGCGAGTTCTTCGTCTGATAAATCCGTATCATCATTCTCTAATAAGTCATCTAAATCGTCCATGTCCTCACCATCAAAGCTCTCTAAATCATTAACATTACCATCTGTTTGCATGTATCTTTCAACATCATTTTTTCGTACTGGTTTTGCTGATTCTTTTTTTCTTCCAAAGCAACCAGGTAAACTTACAATTAATGCAATAGCCAAAATGGAAATTTTTTTCATCAGAATATCCTTAAAAAAACAGATTTTACTTCAATTTACTCAATGCTGATCAAAATCTAACACATTTTTAACCATTTTTCTACCCAATATTGCACATAATCTATATATTAAATAAAAAGAGCCTAGTACATTATGGAAAATGAATAAAAAATAGTATAAATCTCTACTCAGTTACATTATGAAAAAAATTATTATCAACGATAATTCGTGGCAAATACGCATAGCTATTATTACTAATGGTAAGCTGCAAAATATTTATTTTTCGGCTCCTACCCATGAAGTTCTTGAACGTGCATACTTTAAAGGACTAGTAACCAAAGTTCTTCCCGGTATTCAAACCGCCTTTATTGAGTTTGGTCAACAAAAAGCAGGCTTTCTTCATATTTCAGAAATTGACAGAGAGCTCGCTATGCAAAAAATAAGTATACATCTTGAAGACGATGAAGAAGAACAGCCTAAAATAGAAAAAAAAATAACTCAAAAACGAGATATCAGTAAAATCTTAAAAGAAAACGAACCAATTCTTGTGCAGGTTAGTAAAGAACCTGTCCATGAGAAAGGAGCAAAGCTTACCACCTGCTTTACTCTTCCTGGTAGATTTATTGTTCTTATGCCCAATATTCCTCGTATTGGAGTTTCAAAAAAAATTGAAAATCGTGACGAGCGAACTCGTTTAAAAAATATTGTTCGTGAGCGTTTACCCGAAGGTATGGGAGCAATTATTAGAACAACTTCTGATGGTTGCGC
Coding sequences:
- the mnmE gene encoding tRNA uridine-5-carboxymethylaminomethyl(34) synthesis GTPase MnmE; this translates as MLYSTFNDTIIAQCTPHGSGAIALLRLSGHTVFAIVDLISKLPGNKKISSQATHTIHYGWIIDEEGVHIDQVLFLLMRAPHTFTGDDTIEITCHNNPFIIQNIIRIAINAGARTAQEGEFSRRAVLNNKIDIIQAEAINELIHANTQLTLKQSLSQLKGSFTQWVASIEQQLIKALALSEASFEFLDEENMEFNHDIKEIITTILETVTYLKKNFNQQQHIRSGIRIALIGSVNAGKSSLFNALLDQERAIVTDIAGTTRDAIEAGLYKNGNYWTMIDTAGLRTTDDIIEQIGITRSHQEAHKADIILLVCDGSQKITIVETTIYEELLIRYNDKIIIVFTKADLPQQPHQLLCDKIAYVTSIADKDSIHSVEKAIQEKITTLFQSIGSPFLLNQRHYANILSLESNLMIIINMLTDTTDYELVSYHLNDALSLLSELTGKTISEAGMDAVFREFCVGK
- a CDS encoding glycosyltransferase is translated as MRKLGIIVNKKVLIFTSCGGGGHTTASSAIETYLKNNYQAQSINVFDEILHHLDIFSIITLHTYSGEQLYNLLIIKKRFRLLCWFYSFGKWYINMRRKSIYNLLYSYCITTKPDLIISVIPILNYIILDVVQELNIPFLLIPTDLDVTTFINKITQPTYQHFYIGLMFDDEQIMLPLTNALIPKKQCFIIGAPLHIDFFKPKSKIELKHHYTIASNKPVIMILMGSHGSNDIEKNITQLIKISIPIHLIVCIGKNKHSKQIIDDLSLPENISVSIIEFTERIIDYMIMADILISKAGSMSLCEALYTDLPILLDATTYPLLPWEKFNHIFVKKHHMGDQIKDYTQITSKVSFLIKQQQELLSYKKNIKKLQKKNCQEELLSLIQKII
- a CDS encoding OmpA family protein, producing the protein MKKISILAIALIVSLPGCFGRKKESAKPVRKNDVERYMQTDGNVNDLESFDGEDMDDLDDLLENDDTDLSDEELADLDSFDINELDTPMDEYEDEIDEDIMDDSAEYAWIDAQTDDEFKKLYFSFNHYGIKPDQKETMNYNIEQVKQLVAESGSAAQPTIVIEGHACQEGAPAYNLALSEKRAKNVADFFVAAGVDRSTIKVVGRGQECPIARDGKAINGSREDRAPNRRVEVRVIYT